In a single window of the Flavobacterium sp. W4I14 genome:
- a CDS encoding hypothetical protein (product_source=Hypo-rule applied; pfam=PF13795; superfamily=144083; transmembrane_helix_parts=Outside_1_14,TMhelix_15_37,Inside_38_43,TMhelix_44_63,Outside_64_72,TMhelix_73_91,Inside_92_103,TMhelix_104_126,Outside_127_140,TMhelix_141_163,Inside_164_169,TMhelix_170_189,Outside_190_194): MPLQDFIFYFKLGWAHIISADALDHQLFVLALVAIYSYVNLKQVLILVTAFTIGHSFTLLLSVLDMIRFDSKWVEFLIPCTIVITAISNLFRKNFSLKSIKINYFLALGFGLIHGMGFANSIRIMLAKDQNIGWGLFGFNVGLEAGQVFMVIIILLITFLIFNYTRIKRMSWVLFISAAVFSLALKMALERIPF; the protein is encoded by the coding sequence ATGCCGTTACAAGATTTTATCTTTTATTTTAAATTGGGTTGGGCGCATATTATCAGTGCCGATGCTTTAGACCACCAGCTATTTGTTTTGGCACTGGTTGCCATTTACAGTTATGTCAATTTAAAGCAGGTACTCATATTGGTTACGGCTTTTACCATTGGTCATTCATTTACATTACTTTTAAGCGTATTGGATATGATCAGGTTTGACAGTAAATGGGTAGAATTTTTAATTCCCTGTACCATTGTAATTACCGCAATCAGCAATTTGTTCAGAAAGAATTTCTCCTTAAAATCAATCAAGATTAATTATTTTCTGGCACTTGGTTTTGGTCTTATTCATGGAATGGGCTTTGCCAACTCCATCCGGATAATGCTGGCCAAAGATCAGAATATTGGCTGGGGCCTGTTTGGGTTTAATGTAGGCTTAGAAGCCGGACAGGTTTTTATGGTGATCATTATTCTTTTAATTACCTTTTTAATTTTTAATTATACCCGCATCAAACGCATGAGCTGGGTTTTATTTATATCAGCAGCCGTATTTAGCCTGGCTTTAAAAATGGCTTTAGAACGAATTCCTTTTTAA
- a CDS encoding hypothetical protein (product_source=Hypo-rule applied; cath_funfam=1.10.390.10; cleavage_site_network=SignalP-noTM; pfam=PF01433; superfamily=55486), which translates to MNKLFTLTGLLFFSCSLAMAQNTQNNPGSNHGNKFEQLGTILPTPNEQRTASGAPGVKYWQQRADYNIKCELDEKNLLLTGSETITYTNNSPDPLTYIWLQLDENEHSTDRNANYQDATKMPATGTTKNLDQLSVTGNNGFGINITKLTDAAGKNLPYTVNKTMMRVDLPVALRSGQKFIFNIDWNYKISDRMSVGGRGGYEFFPSDGNYLFTMTQWYPRLCVYSDFQGWQNHQFTGRGEFALTFGDFKVQMTVPADHLVGSTGECINYSAVLNSTQLSRYNAAKTAAAPVEIQTLAEAKLAETKKSTAKKTWVFNANNVRDFAWTSSRKFIWDAMPQKIQANNNTVMCMSFYGKEAYNLYSKFSTRAVAHTIKTYSDFTIPYPYPVAQSIEAANGMEYPMICFNYGRTDTDGTYSESTKNGMLGVIIHEVGHNFFPMIVNSDERQWTWMDEGLNSFVEYLTEELWDNKFPSKKGPAYTIVDYMKLPKDELEPIMTNSENITRFGPNAYSKPATGLNILRETIMGRELFDYAFKEYSRRWAFKHPEPADLFRTMEDASGEDLDWFWRGWFYGTDPCDISLDSVKFAKADFPKDLPGAKSKMVKIDKPAVNAFEDISKIRNREDKEINFYVDKTPAAQDFYYKYDRGMVTVDTTVATKTETAAALEAVPSAEQDQYGNKFLYELSFSNKGGLVMPIIVEFTYKDGTKEIDRIPAQIWRHNELKTAKFYVKNKEVASILVDPLRETADIDTSNNTWGGKAKESKFKVYKTKVGGAVRGQSVGKNPMQAAAGK; encoded by the coding sequence ATGAATAAACTATTTACTTTAACCGGCCTGCTATTCTTTTCTTGTAGCTTGGCTATGGCCCAAAATACGCAGAATAACCCAGGGAGTAATCATGGGAATAAGTTTGAGCAGCTGGGCACTATTTTACCAACCCCTAACGAACAACGTACAGCCAGCGGAGCACCTGGTGTTAAATACTGGCAGCAACGTGCCGATTATAACATCAAATGTGAACTGGATGAAAAAAATCTATTGTTAACCGGATCTGAAACGATTACTTACACCAATAATTCTCCTGATCCATTAACCTATATCTGGTTGCAGCTTGATGAAAACGAGCATAGCACAGATAGAAATGCGAATTACCAGGATGCAACTAAAATGCCAGCTACTGGAACCACTAAAAACTTAGATCAGTTAAGTGTAACAGGAAACAATGGTTTTGGCATAAATATTACCAAATTAACTGATGCAGCTGGTAAAAACTTACCATATACAGTTAACAAAACCATGATGAGGGTAGATTTGCCTGTAGCGTTGAGAAGTGGACAAAAATTTATCTTCAATATCGATTGGAACTATAAAATTTCTGATCGGATGAGTGTTGGCGGCCGTGGAGGTTATGAGTTTTTTCCAAGCGATGGAAACTACCTGTTTACCATGACGCAGTGGTATCCACGTTTATGTGTATATAGCGATTTTCAGGGATGGCAAAACCATCAGTTTACCGGTAGAGGTGAGTTTGCCTTAACCTTTGGCGATTTTAAAGTTCAAATGACTGTTCCGGCTGATCACCTTGTGGGTTCAACAGGAGAGTGTATCAATTATAGCGCTGTTTTAAATTCAACTCAATTAAGTAGGTATAATGCGGCTAAAACTGCTGCTGCGCCTGTAGAAATACAAACCTTGGCTGAAGCTAAACTGGCAGAAACCAAAAAATCTACAGCTAAAAAAACATGGGTTTTTAATGCAAATAATGTCCGCGATTTTGCCTGGACATCTTCCCGTAAGTTTATCTGGGATGCCATGCCTCAAAAAATTCAGGCCAATAATAATACCGTAATGTGCATGAGTTTTTATGGAAAAGAAGCATACAACCTTTACAGCAAATTTTCTACCCGTGCGGTGGCACATACCATTAAAACCTATTCAGATTTCACCATCCCATATCCTTACCCTGTTGCACAAAGTATCGAAGCTGCAAATGGAATGGAATATCCAATGATCTGTTTTAACTATGGCCGTACAGATACGGATGGAACATACAGCGAAAGCACTAAAAATGGGATGTTAGGTGTAATTATTCACGAGGTTGGACACAACTTCTTCCCAATGATTGTAAATAGTGATGAACGCCAATGGACCTGGATGGATGAAGGACTAAATTCTTTTGTTGAATATTTAACCGAAGAGCTTTGGGACAACAAATTTCCAAGTAAAAAAGGACCGGCATATACCATTGTTGATTACATGAAACTACCAAAGGATGAACTGGAGCCAATTATGACCAACTCTGAAAACATTACCCGTTTCGGTCCGAATGCGTATTCGAAACCTGCTACCGGTTTAAATATCCTTCGCGAAACCATCATGGGAAGAGAACTTTTCGATTACGCATTTAAAGAATATTCGAGAAGATGGGCTTTTAAACATCCTGAACCTGCAGATCTTTTCCGTACCATGGAAGATGCCAGCGGCGAAGATTTAGATTGGTTTTGGAGAGGTTGGTTTTATGGAACCGATCCCTGTGATATATCTTTAGATAGCGTGAAATTTGCAAAAGCCGATTTCCCTAAAGATTTACCAGGAGCCAAATCGAAAATGGTTAAAATTGATAAGCCTGCCGTTAATGCTTTTGAAGATATTTCGAAAATCAGAAACCGTGAGGATAAGGAAATTAATTTTTATGTAGATAAAACTCCTGCAGCACAAGATTTCTACTATAAATACGATAGGGGAATGGTTACTGTTGATACCACTGTTGCTACTAAAACAGAAACCGCCGCAGCACTAGAAGCTGTTCCTTCAGCAGAGCAGGACCAATACGGCAACAAATTTCTTTACGAACTGAGCTTTAGCAATAAAGGTGGCTTGGTAATGCCTATAATTGTTGAGTTTACCTACAAAGATGGAACAAAGGAAATAGACCGTATTCCAGCTCAGATCTGGAGGCATAATGAATTGAAAACAGCTAAATTTTATGTTAAAAATAAAGAAGTAGCCTCTATTTTGGTGGATCCGTTACGCGAGACTGCAGATATCGACACCTCAAATAACACTTGGGGCGGTAAAGCAAAAGAAAGTAAGTTTAAGGTATATAAAACCAAAGTCGGTGGAGCAGTAAGAGGCCAATCGGTTGGTAAAAACCCAATGCAGGCCGCAGCGGGTAAATAG
- a CDS encoding putative AAA+ superfamily ATPase (product_source=COG1373; cog=COG1373; ko=KO:K07133; pfam=PF13173,PF13635; smart=SM00382; superfamily=46785,52540) — protein MLIIRNLASELRNRLKKSPAIAILGPRQVGKTTLAKDLSSDYIYLDMENPRDVAKLQDAYTFLESLQDHTVIIDEVQLFPSLFSLLRPLIDAKRTPGRFILLGSASPELVKGVSETLAGRISYNELCPIGLTELPDTIGFEQHWFRGGFPESLLSENDLFSKEWIDDFIVSYVERDLAKMFGVDLAPMLLRNFWSMLAHLNGNLFNGESFARSLGVSAPTVNRYLDFLEGGFLIRRLQPWFVNAKKRLIKSPKTYIRDTGILHRLLNIPSYSDLFGHPGVGASWEGYVVEQIYQIKGKQTDLFFYRTQTGAECDLILVQGITPIACIEIKLSNAPTISKGFINCIKDLEPRYRYIITPNSETYLSSNDITVTNIKHFLSNILPQIQ, from the coding sequence ATGTTGATTATTAGAAATCTTGCATCCGAATTAAGAAATAGGCTTAAAAAATCTCCAGCAATTGCTATTCTTGGACCGAGACAGGTCGGAAAAACTACGCTGGCAAAAGATTTAAGCAGTGACTATATATATCTTGACATGGAAAACCCTAGGGATGTTGCTAAACTACAGGATGCCTATACTTTTCTCGAAAGCCTTCAAGATCATACTGTAATTATTGACGAGGTACAATTATTTCCTTCATTGTTTTCTTTATTGCGGCCATTAATTGATGCTAAAAGAACACCAGGAAGATTTATCTTATTAGGATCTGCTTCACCTGAATTGGTCAAAGGGGTTTCTGAAACGCTGGCAGGTAGAATTTCTTATAATGAATTATGTCCCATCGGACTAACCGAACTACCTGACACAATAGGTTTTGAACAACACTGGTTTCGAGGCGGATTTCCAGAATCCTTACTATCAGAAAACGACTTGTTTAGCAAAGAATGGATTGATGATTTTATCGTAAGTTATGTAGAAAGAGACTTAGCAAAGATGTTTGGCGTCGATTTGGCCCCGATGCTTCTAAGAAATTTCTGGAGTATGCTTGCGCATTTAAACGGAAATCTATTTAATGGGGAATCCTTTGCAAGATCTTTAGGAGTAAGTGCACCTACTGTAAATCGGTATTTAGATTTTTTAGAGGGAGGTTTTTTGATCAGACGATTACAACCATGGTTTGTTAATGCCAAAAAGCGTTTAATTAAGTCGCCAAAAACATATATCCGAGATACAGGCATTTTACATCGTTTATTAAACATCCCAAGTTACAGTGATTTGTTTGGCCATCCAGGTGTTGGCGCATCCTGGGAAGGTTATGTAGTTGAACAGATTTATCAAATAAAGGGTAAGCAAACAGACCTTTTTTTTTACCGTACACAAACTGGGGCAGAATGTGATTTAATCCTTGTACAGGGGATTACCCCAATTGCATGTATTGAAATCAAGCTATCAAATGCACCCACTATATCTAAAGGATTTATCAATTGTATAAAGGATCTTGAACCAAGATACAGATATATTATTACGCCAAATAGCGAAACTTACCTGTCATCAAACGACATTACAGTAACCAATATCAAACATTTCTTATCGAACATCCTACCTCAGATACAATAA
- a CDS encoding excinuclease ABC subunit B (product_source=KO:K03702; cath_funfam=3.40.50.300,4.10.860.10; cog=COG0556; ko=KO:K03702; pfam=PF00271,PF02151,PF04851,PF12344,PF17757; smart=SM00487; superfamily=46600,52540; tigrfam=TIGR00631), which translates to MKFKITSEYQPTGDQPNAIKQLVDGVNANEHYQTLLGVTGSGKTFTVANVIEQTQKPTLILSHNKTLAAQLYGEFKNFFPENSVNYFVSYYDYYQPEAFIASSNTYIEKDLSINEEIEKLRLRTTSSLMSGRRDIIVVSSISCIYGMGNPEDFSRMVFRFGVGLRISRNAFLHSLVEILYSRTTTDFKRGTFRVKGDTVDIYPAYLDHAYRISFFGDDIEELSAIDPVSGKTIEKLEDMAIYPANLFVTPKDRFNSSIWGIQEELEIRKNQLIADRHLLEAKRLEERTNFDIEMMKELGYCSGIENYSRFFDGRQPGMRPFCLLDYFPEDYLMVIDESHVTVPQIRAMYGGDRSRKLSLVEYGFRLPAALDNRPLNFNEFEALAPQTIYVSATPAEYELEKSEGVVVEQVIRPTGLLDPVIEIRPAINQVDDLLDEIDLTIKDGGRILVTTLTKRMAEELTKYLDRLNIKTRYIHSEIKTLERVEILRGLRLGEFDVLVGINLLREGLDLPEVTLVAILDADKEGFLRSEKSLIQTIGRAARNDKGRVIMYADSITDSMEKTISETNRRRDIQIAYNLEHGITPKTVGKSREAILEQTSVLDFSQKASDNKARAYVENAEISIAADPIVQYMGKAELQRAIDTTRKDMQKAAKDMDFLQAAKLRDEMFALEKMFNEKFGK; encoded by the coding sequence ATGAAATTTAAAATCACCTCAGAATATCAACCCACCGGAGATCAGCCGAATGCGATAAAACAATTGGTAGATGGCGTAAATGCCAATGAACATTATCAAACTTTACTAGGCGTTACGGGATCGGGGAAAACATTTACGGTAGCCAATGTGATCGAACAGACGCAAAAACCTACCCTGATTTTGAGTCACAATAAAACTTTGGCGGCGCAGCTTTACGGCGAGTTCAAAAATTTCTTCCCTGAAAACTCGGTGAATTATTTTGTTTCTTATTACGATTACTATCAGCCTGAAGCTTTTATCGCATCAAGCAATACTTATATCGAAAAAGATCTGAGCATAAACGAGGAGATTGAAAAACTTCGGTTACGCACTACCTCTTCGTTAATGAGCGGTAGGCGCGATATTATCGTGGTATCATCCATCTCCTGTATTTATGGTATGGGTAATCCAGAAGATTTTTCAAGGATGGTTTTCCGTTTTGGCGTGGGCTTACGGATTTCGAGGAATGCATTTTTGCATAGCTTGGTTGAAATTTTATATTCGAGAACTACAACAGATTTTAAACGCGGAACCTTTAGGGTTAAAGGCGATACTGTCGATATTTATCCGGCCTATCTTGATCATGCTTACCGCATTTCTTTTTTCGGTGATGATATTGAAGAACTTTCTGCTATTGATCCGGTTTCCGGAAAAACCATAGAGAAATTAGAGGATATGGCCATTTATCCAGCCAATCTTTTCGTTACCCCGAAAGATAGATTCAATTCGTCGATCTGGGGAATACAGGAAGAGCTGGAAATCCGTAAGAACCAGTTAATTGCAGATCGACATTTGTTGGAAGCAAAACGTCTGGAAGAACGCACCAATTTCGATATCGAAATGATGAAAGAATTGGGGTATTGTTCCGGTATCGAAAACTACTCCCGTTTCTTCGATGGAAGGCAGCCCGGCATGCGTCCTTTCTGTCTGTTGGATTATTTTCCTGAAGATTATTTAATGGTAATTGACGAAAGCCATGTTACCGTTCCACAGATCAGGGCCATGTATGGTGGAGACAGATCGAGGAAATTATCTTTGGTTGAATATGGTTTCCGTTTGCCGGCCGCACTGGATAACCGACCTTTAAACTTTAACGAATTCGAAGCGCTTGCCCCGCAAACTATTTATGTAAGTGCAACTCCGGCTGAATATGAATTGGAAAAATCAGAAGGTGTGGTAGTAGAACAGGTAATTAGACCTACAGGTTTGTTAGATCCTGTTATTGAGATTAGACCTGCCATTAACCAGGTAGATGATCTTTTAGATGAAATTGACCTTACTATAAAGGATGGCGGGCGTATTTTGGTTACTACGCTGACCAAGCGTATGGCCGAAGAGCTCACCAAGTACCTTGATCGTTTAAATATCAAGACCAGGTACATCCATTCTGAAATTAAAACCCTCGAACGTGTAGAGATTCTTCGTGGTTTACGTTTAGGAGAATTCGATGTATTGGTTGGAATTAACCTTTTGCGCGAAGGTTTGGATTTGCCAGAGGTTACTTTGGTTGCCATTTTAGATGCGGATAAAGAAGGTTTCTTACGGTCTGAAAAATCGCTGATCCAAACCATCGGCCGTGCGGCCCGTAATGATAAGGGCCGTGTAATTATGTATGCTGATAGCATTACCGATAGTATGGAGAAAACCATATCAGAAACGAACAGACGTAGGGATATACAGATTGCCTATAACCTTGAACATGGCATTACGCCTAAAACTGTTGGTAAATCAAGGGAAGCGATTTTAGAGCAAACATCTGTCCTTGATTTCTCTCAGAAAGCAAGCGATAACAAAGCCAGGGCTTATGTAGAAAATGCAGAAATCAGCATTGCCGCCGATCCTATTGTGCAATATATGGGTAAAGCAGAACTGCAAAGGGCAATTGATACTACGCGTAAGGATATGCAGAAAGCAGCAAAAGATATGGACTTTTTGCAGGCTGCAAAACTGCGGGATGAAATGTTTGCCCTAGAGAAAATGTTTAACGAAAAATTCGGCAAGTAA
- a CDS encoding hypothetical protein (product_source=Hypo-rule applied; cath_funfam=3.40.50.1980; cleavage_site_network=SignalP-noTM; pfam=PF11958,PF16871; superfamily=49401,49785), with amino-acid sequence MKSLKLVTLIVLGVMGLKSHAQNATAISLPLGGNAYSSLHQDSERTLTNRGIVNWSNPKEYFTAYFRVSKPGTITVSLSDKPMVDGQSVLEFAINNQSKKVSFNETKPFDGKIGEWIIKDTGYVALTIKGMSKSGAKFPSIQTLFISGTATEDKTAYVKNNEGNFFHWGRRGPSVHLNYQQPENVNAEWYYNEVTVPKGEDILGSYFMANGFGEGYFGMQVNSPTERHILFSVWSPFNTDDPKSIPESHKIKMLKKGENVHTGEFGNEGAGGQSYLNYMWKAGNTYKFLLHGVPGKDSLTTYTAYFFAPETNKWQLIASFTRPQTKTYLKRFHSFLENFSPAQGDLSRKVLFDNQWICDDKGTWTELKSARFTTDNTGAKGYRMDYQGGVDKGAFYLKNGGFFNDYTTPRKIFTRSATGKKPEIDFSKLP; translated from the coding sequence ATGAAATCCCTAAAACTAGTCACGCTGATCGTACTCGGCGTAATGGGGCTAAAAAGTCATGCCCAAAATGCTACAGCAATCTCCCTCCCACTTGGAGGGAATGCCTACAGTTCTTTACATCAGGATTCAGAAAGAACATTAACCAACAGGGGAATCGTAAACTGGTCTAACCCAAAAGAATATTTTACAGCTTATTTTCGGGTTTCTAAACCTGGTACCATAACGGTATCGTTGAGCGATAAACCTATGGTAGATGGGCAATCTGTTCTGGAATTCGCCATCAATAATCAATCTAAAAAAGTAAGTTTCAATGAAACCAAGCCATTTGACGGCAAGATTGGTGAGTGGATTATTAAAGATACTGGCTACGTTGCCCTAACCATTAAAGGAATGAGCAAAAGTGGAGCGAAATTTCCTTCAATACAAACCTTATTCATTAGTGGAACAGCCACTGAAGACAAAACCGCTTATGTTAAAAACAATGAAGGCAACTTTTTTCATTGGGGCAGACGTGGGCCATCGGTTCACCTCAACTATCAGCAACCTGAAAATGTAAATGCCGAGTGGTATTATAACGAAGTAACTGTGCCAAAGGGCGAAGATATTTTAGGCTCTTATTTTATGGCGAACGGATTTGGTGAAGGCTATTTCGGTATGCAGGTAAATAGTCCAACCGAACGGCATATCTTATTTTCGGTATGGAGCCCATTCAATACCGACGATCCTAAAAGTATCCCGGAATCGCACAAAATAAAAATGCTAAAGAAAGGCGAAAACGTGCATACGGGAGAATTTGGTAATGAAGGTGCTGGAGGTCAGAGCTACCTAAATTACATGTGGAAAGCAGGAAATACCTATAAATTTTTGTTGCATGGTGTGCCTGGGAAAGATAGCCTAACCACATATACTGCCTATTTCTTTGCCCCAGAAACCAATAAATGGCAACTGATAGCCAGTTTTACCAGGCCGCAGACTAAAACCTATTTAAAACGCTTCCATTCCTTTTTAGAAAACTTTTCACCTGCACAGGGAGACCTGTCGCGAAAAGTTTTGTTTGATAACCAATGGATCTGCGATGATAAAGGAACATGGACTGAATTAAAATCTGCACGCTTTACGACCGACAATACCGGAGCAAAAGGATATCGGATGGATTATCAGGGAGGAGTAGATAAGGGTGCCTTTTATTTAAAGAACGGCGGCTTTTTTAACGATTACACTACACCAAGAAAAATCTTTACCAGAAGCGCTACAGGTAAGAAACCTGAAATAGATTTCAGTAAATTGCCGTAA
- a CDS encoding putative repeat protein (TIGR03833 family) (product_source=TIGR03833; cog=COG4895; pfam=PF09962; tigrfam=TIGR03833), protein MDGQNRKDIYPGLEVGIILKKDQRSGNITYGIVKDLLTSSAFHSRGIKVRLEDGQVGRVTEIIED, encoded by the coding sequence ATGGACGGGCAAAACAGAAAGGACATTTATCCAGGATTAGAAGTCGGAATTATTTTGAAGAAAGATCAGCGGTCAGGAAATATTACTTATGGCATAGTGAAAGATCTGCTTACTTCATCGGCATTTCATTCCAGAGGGATAAAAGTGAGGCTCGAGGATGGCCAGGTGGGCCGCGTAACTGAAATCATTGAAGATTAA
- a CDS encoding hypothetical protein (product_source=Hypo-rule applied; pfam=PF16118; transmembrane_helix_parts=Inside_1_6,TMhelix_7_29,Outside_30_82), which produces MALVKFIFISILVLWLIRMLIRLILPMLFNNLASKMQSQATGQQQQRRSKPEGSISIDYMPPKPDQSKTDKLGDFVDYEEVK; this is translated from the coding sequence ATGGCATTAGTAAAATTCATTTTCATCTCAATATTGGTACTTTGGCTGATCAGAATGTTGATTAGGTTAATTCTGCCAATGCTGTTTAATAACCTGGCCAGCAAAATGCAAAGTCAGGCTACAGGACAGCAACAACAAAGACGATCAAAACCTGAAGGTTCTATTTCTATAGATTATATGCCTCCAAAGCCCGATCAAAGTAAAACAGATAAACTCGGCGACTTCGTAGACTACGAAGAAGTAAAATAA
- a CDS encoding hypothetical protein (product_source=Hypo-rule applied; cath_funfam=1.10.8.60; pfam=PF12893; superfamily=54427): MKYFIVIISLWMVSAKCFSQTKQDSLEIKRAVLDYIESQHTPNPKQMEQALHPRLVKRTFWTDKETNKDYVRETSAESMVILAESYNRKKDKFPAVPKKEIKMLDISDKTASVKLIADEWIDYMHLVKLNGAWKIINVLWQFNDSARHK, translated from the coding sequence ATGAAATATTTTATTGTTATTATCTCCTTGTGGATGGTAAGTGCGAAATGCTTTAGCCAGACAAAACAGGATAGTTTAGAAATCAAACGTGCAGTCCTTGATTATATAGAATCGCAACATACTCCAAACCCTAAACAAATGGAGCAGGCTTTGCACCCAAGGCTGGTTAAACGCACATTTTGGACGGATAAGGAAACAAACAAAGATTATGTTCGTGAAACCTCTGCAGAATCAATGGTTATCTTAGCTGAAAGTTATAACCGCAAAAAAGATAAATTCCCTGCTGTTCCTAAAAAGGAAATTAAAATGCTTGATATTTCAGATAAAACGGCCTCAGTTAAACTAATTGCAGATGAATGGATCGATTATATGCACCTAGTTAAATTAAATGGCGCCTGGAAGATTATTAATGTGCTTTGGCAATTTAATGATAGTGCAAGGCACAAATAG
- a CDS encoding ligand-binding SRPBCC domain-containing protein (product_source=COG4276; cog=COG4276; superfamily=55961), with protein MATIILKTLINAPIERCFDLARSIDLHVQSMQSSGEQAIAGKKDGLISLHESVTWRARHFGIPFEMTNKISTMEYPTFFVDEMVKGPFKKLHHQHQFKIIGSQTEMTDIFEFQAPFGLLGRLVEKIFLKNYMLKLIEKRNRVIKSQAEW; from the coding sequence ATGGCAACAATTATTTTAAAGACATTGATTAATGCGCCGATTGAACGCTGTTTCGATCTGGCCAGAAGTATCGACCTTCATGTACAGTCGATGCAAAGTTCTGGTGAGCAAGCCATCGCTGGGAAGAAAGATGGATTGATTAGTTTACATGAATCGGTTACCTGGCGAGCCAGGCATTTTGGCATTCCGTTCGAAATGACAAATAAGATTAGTACAATGGAATACCCAACATTCTTTGTCGATGAGATGGTTAAAGGCCCCTTTAAAAAACTCCATCACCAACACCAGTTTAAAATAATTGGTTCTCAGACAGAAATGACTGATATTTTTGAATTTCAGGCACCATTTGGCTTGTTAGGCCGGCTTGTAGAAAAGATATTCCTTAAAAATTATATGCTGAAACTAATTGAGAAAAGAAATAGGGTGATCAAATCTCAAGCGGAATGGTAG
- a CDS encoding uncharacterized protein (TIGR01777 family) (product_source=TIGR01777; cath_funfam=3.40.50.720; cog=COG1090; ko=KO:K07071; pfam=PF01370,PF08338; superfamily=51735; tigrfam=TIGR01777) has product MKYGKIVLAGGNGYLGTVLAKHFSRLAGEVIILSRKPQAAAGNIKTLLWDGQTLGNWTTSLQGADLLVNLCGKNVNCRYTPKNKEEIISSRLIPTRLLGEVIKSLENPPKLWINITSATIYRHAKDRPQDELTGEIGDGFSIEVCKAWESSFFENKTPKTRKVALRMGIVLGLKDGAFPRLLNLVKLGMGGKQGNGEQYVSWVHELDAAGSIEWLLNHNEIEGIINCTAPEPIKNHVFMRSIRKAYGISFGLPAPAWLLAIGAKIIGTETELILKSRWVKPKVLLNNGFEFKYAKIDEAVRGLREEGAQREYE; this is encoded by the coding sequence ATGAAATACGGAAAAATTGTACTCGCGGGAGGAAACGGATATTTAGGTACCGTACTGGCCAAACACTTTAGTCGTCTGGCTGGTGAAGTGATTATCCTATCGAGAAAACCGCAAGCCGCAGCAGGGAACATTAAAACCCTATTGTGGGATGGCCAAACCCTGGGCAACTGGACAACAAGCCTTCAAGGTGCCGATTTACTGGTTAACCTTTGTGGTAAAAATGTAAACTGTAGGTACACCCCTAAAAATAAGGAAGAAATTATCAGTTCGAGGTTAATCCCCACCCGTTTACTCGGCGAGGTAATCAAAAGCCTGGAAAACCCACCAAAACTTTGGATCAATATTACTTCTGCAACCATTTACCGGCATGCCAAAGACCGTCCGCAAGATGAACTGACGGGAGAAATCGGCGATGGCTTCTCTATTGAGGTATGCAAGGCTTGGGAAAGTAGTTTCTTTGAAAACAAAACCCCAAAAACCAGAAAAGTGGCCCTCAGGATGGGCATTGTACTGGGACTAAAAGATGGTGCATTTCCACGCTTGCTCAACCTGGTTAAACTGGGCATGGGTGGTAAACAGGGCAATGGCGAACAGTATGTAAGCTGGGTGCATGAGTTAGATGCCGCAGGTAGTATTGAATGGTTACTGAACCACAATGAGATTGAAGGTATAATAAACTGTACCGCACCTGAGCCAATTAAAAACCATGTGTTTATGCGCAGCATCAGAAAAGCCTATGGTATCAGCTTTGGGTTGCCTGCTCCAGCCTGGCTACTGGCCATCGGCGCAAAAATAATCGGAACCGAAACCGAACTGATTTTAAAAAGCAGGTGGGTTAAACCAAAGGTATTGTTGAACAATGGCTTTGAATTTAAGTATGCGAAGATAGATGAGGCAGTGAGGGGGTTGAGGGAGGAGGGCGCTCAACGGGAGTATGAGTAA